In the Telopea speciosissima isolate NSW1024214 ecotype Mountain lineage chromosome 2, Tspe_v1, whole genome shotgun sequence genome, one interval contains:
- the LOC122653078 gene encoding pentatricopeptide repeat-containing protein At5g65560: MRRLTPTIKSGEFVVILLSPFSKLSLSRIASLPESLPLDTEPLELSAQVSAIISRPGWQKNPSLKRLAPSLTPFHVSRLFSLSLDPRTALEFFNWIGQRPGYKHDVQSYSALLNILIRARFFGVAEKIRILMIKSCDSAEEMRFVLDATRTMNRDGEQKFKLTLRCYNALLMSLARLIMIGEMKAVYLEILDDKISPNIYTFNTMINAYCKLGNLIEAGLYASKISQAGLSPDTFTYTSLILGHCRSKDLDGAIRIFQFMPQKGCRRNEVSYTVLIHGFCEASRIEDALKLFSQMADDNCRPTVRTYTVLISALCQLGRSSEAFILFREMTEKGCEPNVHTFTVLIDSLCKESKLQDAHGMLNEMSERRLVPNVVTYNALVDGYCKEGKMDAAFEMLDMMESKGCKPNTRTYNELICGLCKEKKVHEAMALFSKMLELGLSPSLVTYNSLIHGQCKVGHVDSGFRLLHLMTDNGLAPDPWTYSMLIDSLCKEGKVDDAQTLLDSLTEKGIKPNQVIYTALIDGYCKVGRIDSAHSLLEKMLAENCLPNSHTYNVLIDGLCEERKMDEASLLLGKMVEIGVKPTVVTFTILIDAMLKEGDCDHAHRVFKRMISLGCQPDVCTYTAFIRTYCLQGKLKEAEDLMVKMNNKGILPDPVTYIALIDGYGRLGSLDCAFYILKRMFDEGCEPLRITYSILIRHLINEKRIQEKGNEVSLHPVSSDTSLDTTNEWKIFEYETVLKLLEKMDEHGCTPNIGTFHALIMGFCSEDRLEEAQGLVHYMKERELFPSNDIYTSILNCFCKLDMCEEALQLVDTMVGCGYLPHLDSYKLLVCRLCEKGDIEKVKVVFCTLLRCRYNYDEVAWKVLIDGLLKRGLVDRCSELLDIMEEKDCRPSPQTYSMLIEGLPDGKDGA; this comes from the coding sequence ATGAGAAGATTGACACCCACTATTAAATCAGGTGAGTTCGTTGTCATTCTTCTAAGTCCATTCTCAAAACTATCGTTGTCGAGGATCGCTTCGCTTCCCGAGTCTTTACCTCTAGACACCGAACCATTGGAATTATCGGCCCAAGTTTCCGCAATCATTTCTCGCCCTGGTTGGCAGAAGAACCCCTCTCTGAAGAGATTAGCTCCATCTCTGACCCCATTCCATGTCTCCAGGCTCTTCAGTCTCAGCCTCGATCCTAGAACTGCATTAGAATTCTTCAACTGGATCGGGCAAAGGCCCGGTTATAAACACGACGTTCAGTCTTATTCAGCTCTCCTCAATATCCTCATTCGTGCTCGATTCTTTGGCGTTGCTGAAAAGATTAGAATTTTGATGATCAAGTCTTGTGATTCGGCGGAGGAAATGCGATTTGTTTTGGATGCGACTAGAACGATGAATCGAGATGGTGAACAGAAGTTTAAGCTCACCCTTAGATGCTATAATGCTTTGTTAATGTCATTAGCGAGACTCATCATGATTGGGGAAATGAAGGCTGTTTATTTGGAGATTTTGGATGATAAGATATCTCCGAACATATACACCTTCAACACGATGATCAATGCATACTGCAAACTGGGGAATCTCATTGAGGCCGGATTGTATGCAAGTAAGATATCGCAGGCAGGTCTGAGCCCTGATACTTTTACATACACTTCTCTGATACTAGGGCACTGTCGGAGTAAGGATTTAGATGGTGCTATTAGGATTTTCCAGTTTATGCCTCAGAAAGGTTGTCGTAGGAATGAGGTTTCTTACACTGTACTTATCCATGGATTCTGTGAAGCTTCACGGATTGAAGATGCATTAAAGCTCTTCTCTCAGATGGCAGATGACAACTGTAGACCAACCGTCCGTACTTATACAGTTCTTATATCTGCTCTTTGTCAATTGGGTAGGAGCTCTGAAGCGTTCATTTTATTTAGAGAGATGACAGAGAAAGGCTGTGAACCTAATGTCCATACATTTACTGTGCTGATTGATAGCTTGTGCAAAGAGAGCAAGCTTCAAGATGCACATGGGATGTTAAATGAGATGTCTGAGAGACGTTTGGTTCCTAATGTGGTAACCTATAATGCTTTGGTTGATGGATACTGCAAGGAGGGGAAGATGGATGCTGCTTTTGAGATGTTGGATATGATGGAATCAAAAGGTTGTAAGCCGAACACTCGTACGTATAACGAGTTGATATGTGGACTTTGTAAAGAGAAAAAGGTTCATGAGGCAATGGCATTATTCAGCAAGATGCTTGAGCTTGGCCTCTCCCCAAGTCTTGTCACATATAATTCTTTGATCCATGGGCAGTGTAAGGTGGGACATGTAGACAGTGGGTTTAGGTTGCTTCATTTGATGACAGATAATGGTTTAGCCCCTGATCCATGGACTTACTCAATGTTGATAGACAGCCTTTGCAAAGAAGGGAAGGTAGATGATGCTCAGACCCTACTTGACTCTCTTACAGAGAAAGGCATAAAACCGAATCAAGTGATTTATACTGCTTTGATAGATGGATACTGCAAAGTGGGTAGGATTGACAGTGCCCATTCTCTGCTTGAGAAAATGCTTGCGGAGAATTGCCTGCCAAATTCACATACTTACAATGTACTGATAGATGGATTGTGCGAAGAAAGGAAAATGGATGAAGCATCTCTGTTATTAGGCAAGATGGTAGAGATAGGGGTGAAGCCTACAGTTGTTACATTTACCATTCTcattgatgcgatgttgaaagAAGGTGACTGTGACCATGCTCATAGGGTTTTCAAGCGAATGATTTCTTTGGGATGTCAGCCTGATGTTTGTACTTACACTGCATTTATCCGTACATACTGTCTTCAAGGAAAGTTAAAAGAAGCAGAGGATCTGATGGTTAAAATGAATAACAAAGGTATCCTCCCAGATCCTGTGACTTACATTGCACTGATAGATGGGTATGGAAGATTGGGATCCCTAGATTGTGCCTTTTATATTCTCAAGCGCATGTTTGATGAAGGGTGTGAGCCTTTGAGGATTACCTATTCCATTTTAATCAGGCATCTCATAAATGAAAAACGTATTCAGGAAAAAGGCAACGAGGTAAGTCTCCACCCAGTTTCAAGTGACACCTCTCTTGATACCACAAATGAATGGAAGATTTTCGAATATGAAACAGTTCTGAAGCTCCTTGAAAAGATGGATGAACATGGTTGCACTCCTAACATTGGCACTTTTCATGCTCTCATTATGGGATTTTGCAGCGAGGACCGGTTGGAAGAAGCACAGGGTTTGGTTCATTatatgaaagaaagagaattatTTCCCAGCAATGATATTTATACATCTATTCTCAATTGTTTCTGCAAGCTGGACATGTGTGAGGAAGCATTGCAGCTGGTGGATACAATGGTGGGATGTGGTTATCTACCACATTTAGATTCTTACAAGCTACTTGTTTGTAGGCTTTGTGAGAAAGGGGATATTGAGAAGGTTAAAGTAGTCTTCTGTACTCTGCTTCGGTGCAGGTATAATTATGATGAAGTAGCTTGGAAAGTTCTGATTGATGGTTTACTTAAGAGGGGCCTTGTGGATAGATGCTCTGAGCTATTGGACATAATGGAAGAGAAGGACTGCAGACCTAGTCCTCAAACATATTCAATGTTGATTGAGGGGCTTCCAGATGGAAAGGATGGGGCATAA